One genomic window of Choloepus didactylus isolate mChoDid1 chromosome 27, mChoDid1.pri, whole genome shotgun sequence includes the following:
- the GRAMD1A gene encoding protein Aster-A isoform X3 codes for MFDTTPHSGRSTPSSSPFLRKRLQLLPPSRPPPEPELGTMVEKGSDSSSEKGGVPGTPSTQSLGSRNFIRNSKKMQSWYSMLSPTYKQRNEDFRKLFSKLPEAERLIVDYSCALQREILLQGRLYLSENWICFYSNIFRWETTISIQLKEVTCLKKEKTAKLIPNAIQICTESEKHFFTSFGARDRCFLLIFRLWQNALLEKTLSPRELWHLVHQCYGSELGLTSEDEDYVCPVQLNGLGSPKEVGDVIALSDITPSGAADHSQEPSPVGSRRGRITPNLSRASSDADPGAEEDKEEQTDKQLDASSSQTVTPVAAPPSTEPTQPDGPTPLGPLDLLPSEELLTDTSNSSSSTGEEADLAALLPDLSGRLLINSVFHVGAERLQQMLFSDSPFLQGFLQQCKFTDVTLSPWSGDSKCHQRRVLTYTIPISNPLGPKSASVVETQTLFRRGPQAGGCVVDSEVLTQGIPYQDYFYTAHRYCILGLARNKARLRVSSEIRYRKQPWSLVKSLIERNSWSGIEDYFHHLERELAKAEKLSLEDGGKDTRGLLSGLRRRKRPLSWRAHGDGPQHPEPDPCSRAGMHASGSLSSRFSEPSMDQGPGAGIPSALVLISIVICVSLIVLIALNVLLFYRLWSLERTAHTFESWHSLALAKGKFPQTATEWAEILALQKQFHSVEVHRWRQILRASVELLDEMKFSLEKLHQGIAVSDPPFDSQPQPDDSFS; via the exons ATGTTCGA CACCACCCCCCACTCTGGCAGGAGCACGCCCAGCAGCTCCCCATTTCTCCGTAAGCggctgcagctcctgcccccaAGCCGGCCCCCACCTGAGCCTGAGCTGGGCACCATGGTGGAGAAGGGGTCAGATAGCTCCTCGGAGAAGGGTGGGGTGCCCGGGACCCCCAGCACCCAGAGCCTAGGCAGCCGGAACTTCATCCGCAACAGCAAG AAGATGCAGAGCTGGTACAGT ATGCTGAGCCCCACCTACAAACAGCGCAACGAGGACTTCCGGAAACTGTTCAGCAAACTCCCTGAAGCTGAGCGCCTCATTGTGG ATTACTCCTGCGCCCTGCAGCGGGAGATCCTCCTTCAAGGCCGACTCTATCTCTCCGAGAACTGGATCTGCTTCTACAGCAACATCTTCCGCTGGGAGACAACG ATTTCCATCCAGCTGAAGGAGGTGACGTGTttgaagaaggaaaagacagCCAAGCTGATCCCCAACGCCATCCAGATCTGCACAGAAAGTGAGAAG CATTTCTTCACCTCCTTCGGGGCCCGGGACCGCTGTTTCCTCCTCATCTTCCGCCTCTGGCAGAATGCACTGCTTGAAAAG ACGCTGAGTCCCCGCGAGCTCTGGCACCTGGTGCATCAGTGCTACGGCTCCGAGCTGGGCCTCACCAGCGAGGACGAGGACTACGTCTGCCCCGTGCAGCTGAACGGCCTAGG GAGCCCCAAGGAGGTGGGAGATGTGATCGCCCTGAGTGACATCACCCCCTCGGGGGCAGCCGACCACAGCCAGGAGCCGAGCCCAGTGGGTTCTCGCCGCGGCCGCATCACCCCCAACCTTTCCCGGGCCAGCAGTGATGCGGACCCTGGG GCAGAGGAGGACAAGGAGGAGCAGACAGACAAGCAGCTGGATGCCTCTTCCAGCCAGACGGTGACCCCGGTGGCTGCACCCCCAAGCACAGAGCCCACCCAGCCTGACGGGCCCACCCCCCTGGGCCCCTTGGACCTGCTGCCCAGCGAGGAGCTGTTGACAGATACGAGTAACTCCTCCTCATCCACGGGGGAGGAAG CTGACCTGGCCGCCCTGCTTCCTGACCTCTCCGGCCGCCTCCTCATCAACTCCGTCTTCCACGTGGGCGCTGAGCGGCTCCAGCAGATGCTCTTCTCGGACTCGCCCTTTCTGCAGGGCTTCCTGCAGCAGTGCAAGTTCACAG acGTGACCTTGAGCCCCTGGAGCGGGGACAGCAAGTGCCACCAGCGCCGAGTGCTGACTTACACCATTCCCATCAGCAACCCGCTGGGCCCCAAGAGCGCGTCGGTGGTGGAGACGCAg ACGCTGTTCCGGCGCGGCCCGCAGGCGGGCGGGTGCGTGGTGGACTCGGAGGTGCTGACGCAGGGCATCCCGTACCAGGACTACTTCTACACCGCCCATCGCTACTGCATCCTGGGCCTGGCCCGGAACAAGGCCCGTCTCCG AGTGTCCTCTGAGATCCGCTACCGAAAGCAGCCGTGGAGCCTGGTGAAGTCTCTCATTGAGAGGAACTCGTGGAGCGGCATTGAGGACTATTTCCACCACCTGG AGCGAGAGCTTGCCAAGGCCGAGAAGCTGTCTCTGGAGGACGGCGGGAAGGACACTCGGGGATTGCTCTCAGGCCTGCGGAGGCGGAAGCGGCCCCTGAGCTGGAGGGCTCACGGCGATGGGCCCCAGCACCCGGAACCCGACCCCTGCTCCCGGGCTGGCATGCACGCCTCAG GCTCCCTCAGCTCCCGCTTCTCAGAACCGTCCATGGACCAGGGCCCCGGGGCAGGCATCCCCAGTGCCCTGGTTCTCATCAGCATCGT GAtatgtgtgag CCTCATCGTCCTCATCGCCCTCAACGTCCTCCTCTTTTACCGCCTCTGGTCCCTGGAGAGGACGGCCCACACCTTCGAGTCCTGGCACAGTCTGGCCCTGGCCAAGGG CAAGTTCCCCCAGACGGCCACGGAGTGGGCCGAGATCCTGGCCCTGCAGAAGCAGTTTCACAGCGTCGAGGTGCACAGATGGAGGCAGATCCTGCGGGCTTCCGTGGAGCTCCTGGATGAG ATGAAGTTCTCCCTGGAAAAGCTGCACCAAGGCATCGCCGTCTCAGACCCTCCCTTCGACTCCCAGCCGCAGCCCGATGACAGCTTCTCCTGA
- the GRAMD1A gene encoding protein Aster-A isoform X1 encodes MAELLPLLSWAPPLGQGGAQGSAVPPAEQQKQQPQGGKAQGLTPEPWRLLGVPSIHVTPSTDGESLPCTPAPQRLKQKLRTPDLKSLSQDSTTPHSGRSTPSSSPFLRKRLQLLPPSRPPPEPELGTMVEKGSDSSSEKGGVPGTPSTQSLGSRNFIRNSKKMQSWYSMLSPTYKQRNEDFRKLFSKLPEAERLIVDYSCALQREILLQGRLYLSENWICFYSNIFRWETTISIQLKEVTCLKKEKTAKLIPNAIQICTESEKHFFTSFGARDRCFLLIFRLWQNALLEKTLSPRELWHLVHQCYGSELGLTSEDEDYVCPVQLNGLGSPKEVGDVIALSDITPSGAADHSQEPSPVGSRRGRITPNLSRASSDADPGAEEDKEEQTDKQLDASSSQTVTPVAAPPSTEPTQPDGPTPLGPLDLLPSEELLTDTSNSSSSTGEEADLAALLPDLSGRLLINSVFHVGAERLQQMLFSDSPFLQGFLQQCKFTDVTLSPWSGDSKCHQRRVLTYTIPISNPLGPKSASVVETQTLFRRGPQAGGCVVDSEVLTQGIPYQDYFYTAHRYCILGLARNKARLRVSSEIRYRKQPWSLVKSLIERNSWSGIEDYFHHLERELAKAEKLSLEDGGKDTRGLLSGLRRRKRPLSWRAHGDGPQHPEPDPCSRAGMHASGSLSSRFSEPSMDQGPGAGIPSALVLISIVICVSLIVLIALNVLLFYRLWSLERTAHTFESWHSLALAKGKFPQTATEWAEILALQKQFHSVEVHRWRQILRASVELLDEMKFSLEKLHQGIAVSDPPFDSQPQPDDSFS; translated from the exons ATGGCCGAGCTCCTGCCCCTGCTGTCTTGGGCACCCCCCCTGGGTCAGGGTGGTGCCCAGGGCTCAGCTGTCCCCCCAGCCgagcagcagaagcagcagccacAGGGTGGCAAGGCCCAGGGCCTGACCCCTGAGCCCTGGAGGCTCCTGGGGGTGCCCTCCATTCACGTAACGCCGTCCACTGATGGGGAGTCACTCCCCTGCACCCCAGCTCCCCAGCGCCTGAAGCAGAAGCTAAGGACCCCAGACCTCAAGAGTCTGTCCCAGGACAG CACCACCCCCCACTCTGGCAGGAGCACGCCCAGCAGCTCCCCATTTCTCCGTAAGCggctgcagctcctgcccccaAGCCGGCCCCCACCTGAGCCTGAGCTGGGCACCATGGTGGAGAAGGGGTCAGATAGCTCCTCGGAGAAGGGTGGGGTGCCCGGGACCCCCAGCACCCAGAGCCTAGGCAGCCGGAACTTCATCCGCAACAGCAAG AAGATGCAGAGCTGGTACAGT ATGCTGAGCCCCACCTACAAACAGCGCAACGAGGACTTCCGGAAACTGTTCAGCAAACTCCCTGAAGCTGAGCGCCTCATTGTGG ATTACTCCTGCGCCCTGCAGCGGGAGATCCTCCTTCAAGGCCGACTCTATCTCTCCGAGAACTGGATCTGCTTCTACAGCAACATCTTCCGCTGGGAGACAACG ATTTCCATCCAGCTGAAGGAGGTGACGTGTttgaagaaggaaaagacagCCAAGCTGATCCCCAACGCCATCCAGATCTGCACAGAAAGTGAGAAG CATTTCTTCACCTCCTTCGGGGCCCGGGACCGCTGTTTCCTCCTCATCTTCCGCCTCTGGCAGAATGCACTGCTTGAAAAG ACGCTGAGTCCCCGCGAGCTCTGGCACCTGGTGCATCAGTGCTACGGCTCCGAGCTGGGCCTCACCAGCGAGGACGAGGACTACGTCTGCCCCGTGCAGCTGAACGGCCTAGG GAGCCCCAAGGAGGTGGGAGATGTGATCGCCCTGAGTGACATCACCCCCTCGGGGGCAGCCGACCACAGCCAGGAGCCGAGCCCAGTGGGTTCTCGCCGCGGCCGCATCACCCCCAACCTTTCCCGGGCCAGCAGTGATGCGGACCCTGGG GCAGAGGAGGACAAGGAGGAGCAGACAGACAAGCAGCTGGATGCCTCTTCCAGCCAGACGGTGACCCCGGTGGCTGCACCCCCAAGCACAGAGCCCACCCAGCCTGACGGGCCCACCCCCCTGGGCCCCTTGGACCTGCTGCCCAGCGAGGAGCTGTTGACAGATACGAGTAACTCCTCCTCATCCACGGGGGAGGAAG CTGACCTGGCCGCCCTGCTTCCTGACCTCTCCGGCCGCCTCCTCATCAACTCCGTCTTCCACGTGGGCGCTGAGCGGCTCCAGCAGATGCTCTTCTCGGACTCGCCCTTTCTGCAGGGCTTCCTGCAGCAGTGCAAGTTCACAG acGTGACCTTGAGCCCCTGGAGCGGGGACAGCAAGTGCCACCAGCGCCGAGTGCTGACTTACACCATTCCCATCAGCAACCCGCTGGGCCCCAAGAGCGCGTCGGTGGTGGAGACGCAg ACGCTGTTCCGGCGCGGCCCGCAGGCGGGCGGGTGCGTGGTGGACTCGGAGGTGCTGACGCAGGGCATCCCGTACCAGGACTACTTCTACACCGCCCATCGCTACTGCATCCTGGGCCTGGCCCGGAACAAGGCCCGTCTCCG AGTGTCCTCTGAGATCCGCTACCGAAAGCAGCCGTGGAGCCTGGTGAAGTCTCTCATTGAGAGGAACTCGTGGAGCGGCATTGAGGACTATTTCCACCACCTGG AGCGAGAGCTTGCCAAGGCCGAGAAGCTGTCTCTGGAGGACGGCGGGAAGGACACTCGGGGATTGCTCTCAGGCCTGCGGAGGCGGAAGCGGCCCCTGAGCTGGAGGGCTCACGGCGATGGGCCCCAGCACCCGGAACCCGACCCCTGCTCCCGGGCTGGCATGCACGCCTCAG GCTCCCTCAGCTCCCGCTTCTCAGAACCGTCCATGGACCAGGGCCCCGGGGCAGGCATCCCCAGTGCCCTGGTTCTCATCAGCATCGT GAtatgtgtgag CCTCATCGTCCTCATCGCCCTCAACGTCCTCCTCTTTTACCGCCTCTGGTCCCTGGAGAGGACGGCCCACACCTTCGAGTCCTGGCACAGTCTGGCCCTGGCCAAGGG CAAGTTCCCCCAGACGGCCACGGAGTGGGCCGAGATCCTGGCCCTGCAGAAGCAGTTTCACAGCGTCGAGGTGCACAGATGGAGGCAGATCCTGCGGGCTTCCGTGGAGCTCCTGGATGAG ATGAAGTTCTCCCTGGAAAAGCTGCACCAAGGCATCGCCGTCTCAGACCCTCCCTTCGACTCCCAGCCGCAGCCCGATGACAGCTTCTCCTGA
- the GRAMD1A gene encoding protein Aster-A isoform X5, with translation MVEKGSDSSSEKGGVPGTPSTQSLGSRNFIRNSKKMQSWYSMLSPTYKQRNEDFRKLFSKLPEAERLIVDYSCALQREILLQGRLYLSENWICFYSNIFRWETTISIQLKEVTCLKKEKTAKLIPNAIQICTESEKHFFTSFGARDRCFLLIFRLWQNALLEKTLSPRELWHLVHQCYGSELGLTSEDEDYVCPVQLNGLGSPKEVGDVIALSDITPSGAADHSQEPSPVGSRRGRITPNLSRASSDADPGAEEDKEEQTDKQLDASSSQTVTPVAAPPSTEPTQPDGPTPLGPLDLLPSEELLTDTSNSSSSTGEEADLAALLPDLSGRLLINSVFHVGAERLQQMLFSDSPFLQGFLQQCKFTDVTLSPWSGDSKCHQRRVLTYTIPISNPLGPKSASVVETQTLFRRGPQAGGCVVDSEVLTQGIPYQDYFYTAHRYCILGLARNKARLRVSSEIRYRKQPWSLVKSLIERNSWSGIEDYFHHLERELAKAEKLSLEDGGKDTRGLLSGLRRRKRPLSWRAHGDGPQHPEPDPCSRAGMHASGSLSSRFSEPSMDQGPGAGIPSALVLISIVICVSLIVLIALNVLLFYRLWSLERTAHTFESWHSLALAKGKFPQTATEWAEILALQKQFHSVEVHRWRQILRASVELLDEMKFSLEKLHQGIAVSDPPFDSQPQPDDSFS, from the exons ATGGTGGAGAAGGGGTCAGATAGCTCCTCGGAGAAGGGTGGGGTGCCCGGGACCCCCAGCACCCAGAGCCTAGGCAGCCGGAACTTCATCCGCAACAGCAAG AAGATGCAGAGCTGGTACAGT ATGCTGAGCCCCACCTACAAACAGCGCAACGAGGACTTCCGGAAACTGTTCAGCAAACTCCCTGAAGCTGAGCGCCTCATTGTGG ATTACTCCTGCGCCCTGCAGCGGGAGATCCTCCTTCAAGGCCGACTCTATCTCTCCGAGAACTGGATCTGCTTCTACAGCAACATCTTCCGCTGGGAGACAACG ATTTCCATCCAGCTGAAGGAGGTGACGTGTttgaagaaggaaaagacagCCAAGCTGATCCCCAACGCCATCCAGATCTGCACAGAAAGTGAGAAG CATTTCTTCACCTCCTTCGGGGCCCGGGACCGCTGTTTCCTCCTCATCTTCCGCCTCTGGCAGAATGCACTGCTTGAAAAG ACGCTGAGTCCCCGCGAGCTCTGGCACCTGGTGCATCAGTGCTACGGCTCCGAGCTGGGCCTCACCAGCGAGGACGAGGACTACGTCTGCCCCGTGCAGCTGAACGGCCTAGG GAGCCCCAAGGAGGTGGGAGATGTGATCGCCCTGAGTGACATCACCCCCTCGGGGGCAGCCGACCACAGCCAGGAGCCGAGCCCAGTGGGTTCTCGCCGCGGCCGCATCACCCCCAACCTTTCCCGGGCCAGCAGTGATGCGGACCCTGGG GCAGAGGAGGACAAGGAGGAGCAGACAGACAAGCAGCTGGATGCCTCTTCCAGCCAGACGGTGACCCCGGTGGCTGCACCCCCAAGCACAGAGCCCACCCAGCCTGACGGGCCCACCCCCCTGGGCCCCTTGGACCTGCTGCCCAGCGAGGAGCTGTTGACAGATACGAGTAACTCCTCCTCATCCACGGGGGAGGAAG CTGACCTGGCCGCCCTGCTTCCTGACCTCTCCGGCCGCCTCCTCATCAACTCCGTCTTCCACGTGGGCGCTGAGCGGCTCCAGCAGATGCTCTTCTCGGACTCGCCCTTTCTGCAGGGCTTCCTGCAGCAGTGCAAGTTCACAG acGTGACCTTGAGCCCCTGGAGCGGGGACAGCAAGTGCCACCAGCGCCGAGTGCTGACTTACACCATTCCCATCAGCAACCCGCTGGGCCCCAAGAGCGCGTCGGTGGTGGAGACGCAg ACGCTGTTCCGGCGCGGCCCGCAGGCGGGCGGGTGCGTGGTGGACTCGGAGGTGCTGACGCAGGGCATCCCGTACCAGGACTACTTCTACACCGCCCATCGCTACTGCATCCTGGGCCTGGCCCGGAACAAGGCCCGTCTCCG AGTGTCCTCTGAGATCCGCTACCGAAAGCAGCCGTGGAGCCTGGTGAAGTCTCTCATTGAGAGGAACTCGTGGAGCGGCATTGAGGACTATTTCCACCACCTGG AGCGAGAGCTTGCCAAGGCCGAGAAGCTGTCTCTGGAGGACGGCGGGAAGGACACTCGGGGATTGCTCTCAGGCCTGCGGAGGCGGAAGCGGCCCCTGAGCTGGAGGGCTCACGGCGATGGGCCCCAGCACCCGGAACCCGACCCCTGCTCCCGGGCTGGCATGCACGCCTCAG GCTCCCTCAGCTCCCGCTTCTCAGAACCGTCCATGGACCAGGGCCCCGGGGCAGGCATCCCCAGTGCCCTGGTTCTCATCAGCATCGT GAtatgtgtgag CCTCATCGTCCTCATCGCCCTCAACGTCCTCCTCTTTTACCGCCTCTGGTCCCTGGAGAGGACGGCCCACACCTTCGAGTCCTGGCACAGTCTGGCCCTGGCCAAGGG CAAGTTCCCCCAGACGGCCACGGAGTGGGCCGAGATCCTGGCCCTGCAGAAGCAGTTTCACAGCGTCGAGGTGCACAGATGGAGGCAGATCCTGCGGGCTTCCGTGGAGCTCCTGGATGAG ATGAAGTTCTCCCTGGAAAAGCTGCACCAAGGCATCGCCGTCTCAGACCCTCCCTTCGACTCCCAGCCGCAGCCCGATGACAGCTTCTCCTGA
- the GRAMD1A gene encoding protein Aster-A isoform X4 encodes MFDTTPHSGRSTPSSSPFLRKRLQLLPPSRPPPEPELGTMVEKGSDSSSEKGGVPGTPSTQSLGSRNFIRNSKKMQSWYSMLSPTYKQRNEDFRKLFSKLPEAERLIVDYSCALQREILLQGRLYLSENWICFYSNIFRWETTISIQLKEVTCLKKEKTAKLIPNAIQICTESEKHFFTSFGARDRCFLLIFRLWQNALLEKTLSPRELWHLVHQCYGSELGLTSEDEDYVCPVQLNGLGSPKEVGDVIALSDITPSGAADHSQEPSPVGSRRGRITPNLSRASSDADPGAEEDKEEQTDKQLDASSSQTVTPVAAPPSTEPTQPDGPTPLGPLDLLPSEELLTDTSNSSSSTGEEADLAALLPDLSGRLLINSVFHVGAERLQQMLFSDSPFLQGFLQQCKFTDVTLSPWSGDSKCHQRRVLTYTIPISNPLGPKSASVVETQTLFRRGPQAGGCVVDSEVLTQGIPYQDYFYTAHRYCILGLARNKARLRVSSEIRYRKQPWSLVKSLIERNSWSGIEDYFHHLERELAKAEKLSLEDGGKDTRGLLSGLRRRKRPLSWRAHGDGPQHPEPDPCSRAGMHASGSLSSRFSEPSMDQGPGAGIPSALVLISIVLIVLIALNVLLFYRLWSLERTAHTFESWHSLALAKGKFPQTATEWAEILALQKQFHSVEVHRWRQILRASVELLDEMKFSLEKLHQGIAVSDPPFDSQPQPDDSFS; translated from the exons ATGTTCGA CACCACCCCCCACTCTGGCAGGAGCACGCCCAGCAGCTCCCCATTTCTCCGTAAGCggctgcagctcctgcccccaAGCCGGCCCCCACCTGAGCCTGAGCTGGGCACCATGGTGGAGAAGGGGTCAGATAGCTCCTCGGAGAAGGGTGGGGTGCCCGGGACCCCCAGCACCCAGAGCCTAGGCAGCCGGAACTTCATCCGCAACAGCAAG AAGATGCAGAGCTGGTACAGT ATGCTGAGCCCCACCTACAAACAGCGCAACGAGGACTTCCGGAAACTGTTCAGCAAACTCCCTGAAGCTGAGCGCCTCATTGTGG ATTACTCCTGCGCCCTGCAGCGGGAGATCCTCCTTCAAGGCCGACTCTATCTCTCCGAGAACTGGATCTGCTTCTACAGCAACATCTTCCGCTGGGAGACAACG ATTTCCATCCAGCTGAAGGAGGTGACGTGTttgaagaaggaaaagacagCCAAGCTGATCCCCAACGCCATCCAGATCTGCACAGAAAGTGAGAAG CATTTCTTCACCTCCTTCGGGGCCCGGGACCGCTGTTTCCTCCTCATCTTCCGCCTCTGGCAGAATGCACTGCTTGAAAAG ACGCTGAGTCCCCGCGAGCTCTGGCACCTGGTGCATCAGTGCTACGGCTCCGAGCTGGGCCTCACCAGCGAGGACGAGGACTACGTCTGCCCCGTGCAGCTGAACGGCCTAGG GAGCCCCAAGGAGGTGGGAGATGTGATCGCCCTGAGTGACATCACCCCCTCGGGGGCAGCCGACCACAGCCAGGAGCCGAGCCCAGTGGGTTCTCGCCGCGGCCGCATCACCCCCAACCTTTCCCGGGCCAGCAGTGATGCGGACCCTGGG GCAGAGGAGGACAAGGAGGAGCAGACAGACAAGCAGCTGGATGCCTCTTCCAGCCAGACGGTGACCCCGGTGGCTGCACCCCCAAGCACAGAGCCCACCCAGCCTGACGGGCCCACCCCCCTGGGCCCCTTGGACCTGCTGCCCAGCGAGGAGCTGTTGACAGATACGAGTAACTCCTCCTCATCCACGGGGGAGGAAG CTGACCTGGCCGCCCTGCTTCCTGACCTCTCCGGCCGCCTCCTCATCAACTCCGTCTTCCACGTGGGCGCTGAGCGGCTCCAGCAGATGCTCTTCTCGGACTCGCCCTTTCTGCAGGGCTTCCTGCAGCAGTGCAAGTTCACAG acGTGACCTTGAGCCCCTGGAGCGGGGACAGCAAGTGCCACCAGCGCCGAGTGCTGACTTACACCATTCCCATCAGCAACCCGCTGGGCCCCAAGAGCGCGTCGGTGGTGGAGACGCAg ACGCTGTTCCGGCGCGGCCCGCAGGCGGGCGGGTGCGTGGTGGACTCGGAGGTGCTGACGCAGGGCATCCCGTACCAGGACTACTTCTACACCGCCCATCGCTACTGCATCCTGGGCCTGGCCCGGAACAAGGCCCGTCTCCG AGTGTCCTCTGAGATCCGCTACCGAAAGCAGCCGTGGAGCCTGGTGAAGTCTCTCATTGAGAGGAACTCGTGGAGCGGCATTGAGGACTATTTCCACCACCTGG AGCGAGAGCTTGCCAAGGCCGAGAAGCTGTCTCTGGAGGACGGCGGGAAGGACACTCGGGGATTGCTCTCAGGCCTGCGGAGGCGGAAGCGGCCCCTGAGCTGGAGGGCTCACGGCGATGGGCCCCAGCACCCGGAACCCGACCCCTGCTCCCGGGCTGGCATGCACGCCTCAG GCTCCCTCAGCTCCCGCTTCTCAGAACCGTCCATGGACCAGGGCCCCGGGGCAGGCATCCCCAGTGCCCTGGTTCTCATCAGCATCGT CCTCATCGTCCTCATCGCCCTCAACGTCCTCCTCTTTTACCGCCTCTGGTCCCTGGAGAGGACGGCCCACACCTTCGAGTCCTGGCACAGTCTGGCCCTGGCCAAGGG CAAGTTCCCCCAGACGGCCACGGAGTGGGCCGAGATCCTGGCCCTGCAGAAGCAGTTTCACAGCGTCGAGGTGCACAGATGGAGGCAGATCCTGCGGGCTTCCGTGGAGCTCCTGGATGAG ATGAAGTTCTCCCTGGAAAAGCTGCACCAAGGCATCGCCGTCTCAGACCCTCCCTTCGACTCCCAGCCGCAGCCCGATGACAGCTTCTCCTGA